The Vicinamibacterales bacterium genome contains a region encoding:
- the dnaE gene encoding DNA polymerase III subunit alpha — MSDFVHLHLHTEYSLLDGACRIEELLDQAAALEMPAIAVTEHGNMFSSVVFHDAARKRGINPILGCEVYVAPGDRRDKSGTPGETANHLVLLAENETGFRNLIKLVSAGYTEGFYYKPRIDKALLAEHAEGLIGLSSCLKGEVATEIRTEHAKRAVAAAATFQDILGAGNFFLEMQYQGIDEQRVVNNGLLPIAKDLGMPLVCTNDVHYLHQHDSKPHDLLLCIGTGKSVHDEKRLRYHGDQFFLKTAEQMTKVFGDYPEAMRNTLLIAERCNVTIPSGTLHVPKFEVPSPYSLDDYFEHVSRQGYADRLPRLRQLAADGKLRHTLEEYDARLDYEIAMIKRMGYTGYFMIVWDFIRYAREHGIPVGPGRGSAAGSLVAYCLKITDVDPIDYDLLFERFLNPERVSMPDIDVDFCERRRGEVIEYVTRKYGRENVSQIITFGTMKAKAVIRDVGRVLDLPYADVDRIAKQIPPALDMTLEKALAENGVLRDMRDKDPRVKDVLEMGKRLEGMSRNAGVHAAGVVIAPGPISDYAPLYKSNRDEITTQWAMKEVERVGLLKMDFLGLSTLTLIQDALAEIRRTEGVVLDIDGVPLDDAKTYQVFCEGQTFGIFQFESSGMRELLRKSKPQRLDDLIALNALYRPGPLKSGMVDDYVARKQGKTEVKYDLAALEPILADTYGVIAYQEQVMRIAAVLAGFTLGQSDVLRKAMGKKDPKVMAKQREAFLEGTRKKGISEKKATKIFELMEYFAGYGFNKSHSTAYAFLAYQTAYLKANYPRHFAAALLTIEAANTDKLALYIAECRDRGIQVLPPDVNESQMHFSVVPEGVRFGLTAIKGLGEGAIQAILDVRGRLGRIDALHQLAEELDLRLANRRVFEALVKSGACDSLVPPGPTGSAVPPTIGRARLMRGLDLAIEHGARVQRDREQGQANLFGEAVPTAGDAPDGAVPDGPPWSEMEWLAHEKDALGLYLSGHPVDRHAGDLRAFGARTVGDLLATEVPEADEGAPGRLVLEDVSVGGIVSAVRALKTKKGDPMAVFTLEDHQGSVEVVAFPETYGRFRQYIDTGALLLVKGKFERDEDSSRFQATELSSLEGLRERLARAVSIHLSTGAHSRSTLEALWDVLAQHQGDRPIVIEIEVGADERRLKVKANVTPQIRVRPSEQLVSAVERVCGAGSVVLQ; from the coding sequence ATGTCTGACTTCGTCCACCTGCACCTGCACACCGAGTACTCGCTGCTCGACGGCGCCTGCCGCATCGAAGAGCTGCTCGACCAGGCGGCGGCGCTCGAGATGCCCGCGATCGCCGTGACCGAGCACGGGAACATGTTCTCGTCGGTGGTGTTCCACGATGCGGCGCGGAAGCGGGGCATCAACCCGATTCTCGGCTGCGAGGTGTACGTGGCGCCGGGCGACCGGCGCGACAAGTCCGGCACGCCGGGCGAGACGGCGAACCACCTGGTGCTGCTCGCCGAGAACGAGACGGGCTTCAGGAACCTCATCAAGCTCGTCTCGGCCGGATACACCGAGGGCTTCTACTACAAGCCCCGCATCGACAAGGCGCTTTTGGCCGAGCACGCCGAGGGCCTCATCGGGCTGTCGAGCTGCCTCAAGGGCGAGGTGGCCACCGAGATCCGCACCGAGCACGCCAAGCGGGCCGTGGCCGCGGCCGCGACGTTCCAGGACATCCTCGGCGCGGGCAACTTCTTCCTGGAGATGCAGTACCAGGGCATCGACGAGCAGCGGGTCGTCAACAACGGACTCCTCCCGATCGCGAAGGACCTGGGCATGCCCCTGGTCTGCACCAACGACGTCCACTACCTCCACCAGCACGACAGCAAGCCTCACGACCTGCTGTTGTGCATCGGCACGGGCAAGTCGGTCCACGACGAGAAGCGCCTCCGCTACCACGGCGACCAGTTCTTCCTGAAGACCGCCGAGCAGATGACGAAGGTGTTCGGGGACTACCCCGAGGCGATGCGGAACACGCTCCTCATCGCCGAGCGCTGCAACGTCACGATCCCGTCGGGCACCCTGCACGTGCCGAAGTTCGAGGTGCCGTCGCCGTACTCGCTCGACGACTACTTCGAGCACGTCTCACGCCAGGGATACGCCGATCGCCTGCCGCGCCTGCGGCAGCTCGCCGCCGACGGGAAGCTGCGGCACACGCTCGAGGAGTACGACGCGCGGCTCGACTACGAGATCGCCATGATCAAGCGCATGGGGTACACCGGGTACTTCATGATCGTCTGGGATTTCATCCGGTATGCCCGCGAGCACGGCATCCCGGTGGGACCCGGGCGCGGGTCGGCGGCCGGCAGCCTGGTGGCGTACTGCCTGAAGATCACGGATGTCGATCCCATCGACTACGACCTGCTGTTCGAGCGCTTCCTGAACCCCGAGCGCGTGTCGATGCCCGACATCGACGTGGACTTCTGCGAGCGGCGGCGCGGCGAGGTGATCGAGTACGTCACGCGCAAGTACGGGCGGGAGAACGTCTCGCAGATCATCACGTTCGGCACGATGAAGGCGAAGGCCGTCATCAGGGACGTCGGGCGCGTCCTCGACCTGCCGTACGCGGACGTGGACCGCATCGCCAAGCAGATCCCGCCGGCCCTCGACATGACGCTCGAGAAGGCGCTGGCCGAGAACGGCGTCCTGCGGGACATGCGCGACAAGGACCCGCGCGTGAAGGACGTCCTCGAGATGGGCAAGCGTCTCGAGGGCATGTCCCGGAACGCCGGCGTCCATGCGGCCGGCGTCGTCATCGCGCCAGGGCCGATCAGCGACTACGCGCCCCTCTACAAGAGCAACCGCGACGAAATCACGACCCAGTGGGCCATGAAGGAGGTCGAACGTGTCGGCCTCCTCAAGATGGACTTCCTGGGCCTCAGCACCCTCACGCTGATCCAGGACGCGCTGGCCGAGATCAGGCGCACCGAGGGCGTGGTGCTCGACATCGATGGCGTGCCGCTCGACGACGCGAAGACCTACCAGGTCTTCTGCGAGGGCCAGACCTTCGGCATCTTCCAGTTCGAGAGCTCGGGCATGCGGGAGCTGCTGCGCAAGTCGAAGCCGCAGCGCCTCGACGACCTGATCGCGCTCAACGCGCTGTACCGTCCCGGGCCGCTCAAGAGCGGCATGGTGGACGACTACGTCGCCCGCAAGCAGGGCAAGACCGAGGTGAAGTACGACCTCGCCGCGCTCGAGCCGATCCTGGCCGACACCTACGGCGTCATCGCCTACCAGGAACAGGTGATGCGGATCGCGGCGGTGCTCGCCGGCTTCACCCTCGGGCAGTCCGACGTGCTGCGCAAGGCCATGGGGAAGAAGGACCCCAAGGTGATGGCCAAGCAGCGCGAGGCCTTCCTCGAGGGGACCAGGAAGAAGGGCATCAGCGAGAAGAAGGCCACGAAGATCTTCGAGCTGATGGAGTACTTCGCCGGGTACGGCTTCAACAAGTCGCACTCGACGGCCTACGCGTTCCTGGCGTACCAGACGGCGTACCTGAAGGCGAACTACCCCCGGCACTTCGCCGCGGCGCTCCTGACGATCGAGGCCGCCAACACCGACAAGCTCGCCCTGTACATCGCCGAGTGCCGCGACCGCGGCATCCAGGTGCTGCCGCCGGACGTCAACGAGAGCCAGATGCACTTCTCCGTGGTCCCGGAGGGAGTGCGCTTCGGGCTCACGGCCATCAAGGGCCTCGGCGAGGGCGCGATCCAGGCGATCCTGGACGTGCGCGGCCGGCTGGGCCGGATCGACGCCCTGCACCAGCTCGCCGAGGAGCTCGACCTGCGGCTGGCGAACCGCCGCGTGTTCGAGGCCCTCGTGAAGAGCGGCGCGTGCGACAGCCTCGTGCCTCCGGGCCCGACCGGGTCCGCCGTGCCGCCGACCATCGGCCGGGCACGCCTGATGCGGGGCCTGGACCTGGCGATCGAGCACGGCGCGCGCGTCCAGCGGGACCGCGAGCAGGGCCAGGCCAACCTCTTCGGCGAGGCGGTCCCGACCGCCGGCGACGCGCCGGACGGCGCCGTCCCCGACGGTCCCCCCTGGTCCGAGATGGAGTGGCTGGCCCACGAGAAGGACGCCCTGGGCCTCTACCTGAGCGGACACCCGGTGGACCGCCACGCGGGAGACCTCCGCGCGTTCGGCGCCCGGACCGTCGGCGACCTCCTGGCCACCGAGGTGCCCGAGGCCGACGAGGGCGCGCCCGGCCGCCTGGTGCTCGAGGACGTCTCGGTCGGCGGCATCGTGAGCGCCGTGCGGGCGCTCAAGACGAAGAAGGGCGATCCGATGGCGGTCTTCACGCTCGAGGACCACCAGGGCTCGGTCGAGGTCGTGGCGTTCCCCGAGACCTACGGCCGCTTCCGACAGTACATCGACACCGGCGCGCTCCTGCTCGTGAAAGGGAAGTTCGAGCGGGACGAGGACTCGTCGCGGTTCCAGGCGACGGAGCTGTCCTCCCTCGAGGGCCTGCGCGAGCGGCTGGCGCGCGCGGTCAGCATCCACCTCAGCACGGGAGCGCACTCGCGCTCGACCCTGGAAGCCCTCTGGGACGTGCTGGCCCAGCACCAGGGAGATCGTCCGATCGTGATCGAAATCGAAGTGGGCGCCGACGAGCGCCGTCTGAAGGTGAAGGCGAACGTGACGCCGCAGATCCGCGTCCGGCCCTCCGAGCAGCTCGTGTCCGCGGTCGAGCGGGTGTGCGGCGCCGGGTCGGTTGTGCTGCAATAG
- the guaA gene encoding glutamine-hydrolyzing GMP synthase — protein sequence MAHQTILVLDFGSQVTQLIARRVREAHVYSEVHPCDVSDDWVRAYARDHAVKGVILSGSHASTYEAQDLRAPEAVYALGVPVLGICYGMFTMAVQQGGQVEASTHREFGYAEVQAHGHTALLDGIEEEAGSAAGALQVWMSHGDKVTALPPGFTLMASTPSCPIAGMADEARRFYGVQFHPEVTHTRQGAAILRRFVLDICGATPDWIMRDHITEAVRAIRDQVGDEEVILGLSGGVDSSVAAALIHRAIGDQLTCVFVDHGLLRQDEARLVMEMFAGRLHARVIHVDASEQFLAKLAGVSDPEQKRKIIGREFVQVFTAEAATLKAGGGGHKGATFLAQGTIYPDVIESGGAKTKKAVTIKSHHNVGGLPADLGLKLLEPLRDLFKDEVRELGLALGLPADIVGRHPFPGPGLGVRILGEVRREYADLLRRADAIFIEELRRWTDEATGRSWYDLTSQAFAVFLPVKSVGVMGDGRTYDYVVALRAVQTSDFMTADWAELPYGLLKTVSRRITNEVRGINRVTYDVSSKPPSTIEWE from the coding sequence GTGGCCCATCAGACCATTCTCGTTCTCGATTTCGGCTCCCAGGTCACCCAGCTCATCGCCCGCCGCGTGCGCGAAGCGCACGTCTACAGCGAAGTCCATCCCTGCGACGTCAGCGACGACTGGGTCCGCGCCTACGCGCGTGATCACGCCGTGAAGGGCGTCATCCTGTCGGGCAGCCACGCGAGCACCTACGAAGCGCAGGACCTGCGCGCGCCGGAGGCCGTCTACGCGCTCGGCGTCCCCGTGCTCGGCATCTGCTACGGGATGTTCACGATGGCCGTCCAGCAGGGCGGACAGGTCGAAGCCAGCACGCACCGCGAGTTCGGCTACGCCGAGGTCCAGGCCCACGGGCACACGGCGCTGCTCGACGGCATCGAGGAGGAGGCCGGCAGCGCCGCCGGGGCGCTGCAGGTGTGGATGAGTCACGGCGACAAGGTGACGGCGCTTCCACCCGGCTTCACCCTCATGGCCTCGACGCCGAGCTGCCCGATCGCGGGCATGGCGGACGAAGCGCGGCGCTTCTACGGCGTGCAGTTCCACCCGGAGGTGACGCACACCCGCCAGGGCGCCGCCATCCTCCGCCGCTTCGTGCTGGACATCTGCGGCGCGACGCCCGACTGGATCATGCGCGACCACATCACGGAGGCCGTGCGCGCCATCCGGGACCAGGTCGGCGACGAGGAAGTGATCCTGGGCCTGTCGGGCGGGGTCGACTCGAGCGTCGCGGCGGCGCTCATCCATCGCGCCATCGGCGACCAGCTCACGTGCGTATTCGTGGACCACGGGCTGCTCCGGCAGGACGAGGCCCGCCTGGTGATGGAGATGTTCGCCGGGCGCCTGCACGCGCGCGTCATCCACGTGGACGCGAGCGAGCAGTTCCTGGCGAAGCTGGCCGGCGTGAGCGACCCGGAGCAGAAGCGGAAGATCATCGGCCGCGAGTTCGTCCAGGTCTTCACGGCGGAAGCCGCGACGCTGAAGGCCGGCGGCGGCGGCCACAAGGGCGCGACGTTCCTGGCCCAGGGCACGATCTATCCGGACGTCATCGAGTCGGGCGGCGCGAAGACGAAGAAGGCCGTCACGATCAAGAGTCACCACAACGTCGGCGGCCTGCCCGCCGACCTCGGCCTGAAGCTGCTCGAGCCCCTGCGCGATCTCTTCAAGGACGAGGTGCGGGAACTGGGCCTCGCGCTGGGCCTGCCGGCCGACATCGTCGGACGACACCCGTTCCCGGGCCCCGGCCTCGGCGTACGGATCCTGGGCGAGGTCCGCCGCGAGTACGCCGACCTCCTGAGGCGCGCCGACGCGATCTTCATCGAGGAACTGCGGCGGTGGACCGACGAGGCCACCGGCCGGAGCTGGTACGACCTCACGAGCCAGGCCTTCGCCGTGTTCCTGCCGGTCAAGAGCGTCGGCGTGATGGGCGACGGCCGCACCTACGACTACGTCGTGGCGCTCCGCGCGGTGCAGACGAGCGACTTCATGACCGCCGACTGGGCTGAGCTGCCCTACGGCCTGCTGAAGACGGTGTCGCGCCGCATCACCAACGAGGTGCGCGGCATCAACCGCGTGACCTACGACGTCAGCTCCAAGCCGCCGAGCACGATCGAGTGGGAGTAG